A genomic region of Nicotiana tabacum cultivar K326 unplaced genomic scaffold, ASM71507v2 Un00029, whole genome shotgun sequence contains the following coding sequences:
- the LOC107818942 gene encoding uncharacterized protein LOC107818942 encodes MMNEGFSKKLKSKQEMILPCNMHQQFERLNLQLQEMRDTIADQNDTIAELRRENNVRPQARRNVPHAPIVNQENPIDDFNDIDFDRVGRDRRGQRGRVEDDNISSIKMKMPSFKGARDPDLYLDWERKVEAIFDCHNYSEGKKVKLVVVEFSDYAAIWWKKLARDRLQEGQAPVATWAEMKRVMRKRFVPSHFQRELQQRLQTLKQGSMSVDEYFKAMDMAMIQANCTEEEEATMARFLNGLNKEIADVVELQQYVTIDELVDLSVKIENQNKRKQTSSWKGRTSTISKKPWPYNEMKSSSRPQEDKGKGKFENKEGGKIFNPKPFTPSSSIQCHKCKGRGHMMHECPSRRNIILREDGGYESEKGEGEEEGDVSDEDDVELPNEGMIGVVRRIMTINLASNSEEQRENIFHTRCGIKGKTCSMIIDSGSCANVVSSYFMEKLGLACMKHPTPYRLQWLNDSGELKVNKQCMISFNVGRYKDDILCDIIPMQACHILLGRPWQYDRNVFHDGRKNRYSLELNGRKFTLAPLSPSQVFEDQKRLRETMGKPRGEIKSEFEEKEKKEGQELEKKRDGREKEREGSNLREEIKKGLNEKIDSLGERKEVKERKKESFYIKTKECLNARKEGLPIILLTYKETLINSELLTSSLPSSISSLLQDFEDVFPEDIPNGLPPLRGIEHQIEFVPGSQIPNRPAYRSSPEETKELQRQVEELLEKGFVRESMSPCSVPVLLVPKKDGTWRMCVDCRAINKITQFHGWRASVPHLLDWARKLATHSTYNERK; translated from the coding sequence atgatgaacgaagggttctccaagaagctgaaatcaaagcaagaaatgattttaccttgcaatatgcatcaacaatttgaaaggttgaatttgcaactccaagagatgagggataccattgctgatcaaaatgatacaatagctgaacttaggagggaaaataatgttagaccccaagctaggagaaatgtaccccatgctcccattgtaaatcaagaaaaccctatagatgattttaatgatattgattttgatagggtgggaagagataggaggggacaaagaggtagagtagaagatgataatataagtagtataaagatgaagatgccatcattcaagggagcaagggacccagacttgtaccttgattgggagagaaaggttgaagccatctttgattgtcataactactctgagggtaagaaagttaaacttgttgttgttgagttttctgactatgctgctatttggtggaaaaagcttgctagggacagattgcaagaaggacaagcaccagttgctacttgggctgagatgaagagggtgatgaggaagagattcgtgccatcacactttcaaagagagctacaacaacgtcttcaaacattgaagcaagggtccatgtctgtggatgagtactttaaggctatggatatggctatgatccaagctaattgtacagaggaagaagaggctacaatggctaggtttttaaatggtttaaataaggaaatagctgatgtagtagaattacagcaatatgtaacaatagatgagttagttgatttgtctgtaaagatagaaaatcaaaataaaagaaagcagactagctcgtggaaaggtcggacaagcaccatctccaagaagccatggccatataatgaaatgaagagttcttctagacctcaagaagacaagggtaaaggtaaatttgagaacaaagagggaggtaaaatctttaaccctaaaccttttacaccttctagttctattcaatgtcataaatgtaaaggaaggggacatatgatgcatgaatgtccaagtagaagaaacatcattcttagagaagatggaggatatgagagtgaaaaaggtgagggagaagaagagggagatgtgagtgatgaagatgatgtagaactacctaatgagggcatgattggggtagttagaaggattatgactatcaatttggcaagcaatagtgaagaacaaagggagaatatattccatactaggtgtgggataaagggaaaaacttgctctatgatcattgatagtggtagttgtgctaatgtggtgagttcatactttatggaaaaattgggacttgcatgcatgaaacaccctactccatatagactccaatggttaaatgatagtggtgaactaaaggtaaacaaacagtgcatgatttcatttaatgttggtagatataaggatgatattctttgtgacataatacctatgcaagcttgtcatatcttactgggtcgtccttggcagtatgacaggaatgtttttcatgatggaagaaagaatagatattctcttgaactaaatggcaggaaatttactcttgcacctttatctccttctcaagtgtttgaagatcaaaagagattaagagAAACAATGGGAAAACCAAGGGGAGAGATAAAAAGTGAgtttgaggaaaaagaaaagaaagaaggccaagaattagaaaaaaagagagatggccgagagaaagagagagagggcagcaatttgagagaagagataaaaaagggtttgaatgaaaaaatagatagtcttggtgagaggaaagaggttaaggaaagaaaaaaagagagtttttatataaaaaccaaagagtgtttaaatgcaagaaaagaggggctacccataatactacttacttacaaagagactttgattaattctgagttgctaacttcttctttgccaagtagtatttcttctcttttgcaggattttgaagatgtctttccagaagatattcctaatggattgccacctttacgtggcattgagcatcaaattgaATTTGTACctggatcacaaatcccaaataggccAGCCTATAGGAGTAGtccagaagagacaaaagaacttcaaaggcaagttgaggagttgcttgagaaaggttttgtgagagagagcatgagTCCTTGCTCGGTTCCCGTCCTATTGGTaccaaaaaaggatggaacttggaggatgtgcgtggattgtagagcaatcaacaagattacg